The proteins below are encoded in one region of uncultured Eubacteriales bacterium:
- a CDS encoding Peptidase, U32 family, with protein MGNIGPPITLREEVMLELLAPAGSPEAVTAAVQNGADAIYMGYGNFNARRNAKNFSAEEFAAAISYCHLRGVKVYLTLNTLLTDRELPEGARLAAEVSTMGADAVLVQDLGVLRAIRQTAPDLAVHASTQMTLHNLEGVRIAADLGMTRAVLSRELTRDQIAFICAHSPIEIETFAHGALCMCYSGQCFFSSVIGGRSGNRGLCAQPCRLRYGWSGKADGTPLSLKDMSMAGHLRELDAMGVKCIKLEGRMKRPEYVAVVTGVYSKAIREGREPTAEEIAQLDAAFSRQGFTDGFLTGRKGPEMFGVREDVKEPKELFAAARATYENNRENRQVPVTFYAMLRSGEPAQVGVADGEGRVSTAAGPIPEAARTRAVTAEQVEEQLSKTGGTPFRSEKVRALVEDGLSLPLSVLNALRRQVLDGLTAQRSLPPIRRTGTFQEGARYENRTQPPILTMSVLKAEQASSELLRLAPGLVYVPVEELITNPQLIAAGKGKVAVSLPRVAWDREWPALLENLQKLRDLGVTDTLVGNLSLLTPARNLGFAVRGDYGLEIYNAQALKECKRLGLTSATLSFELKLAQIRDLSKSLDTELIVYGRLPLMITESCLIKNRSGRCACQNSNVLTDRKGAQFPVVKAPGCRNEILNSKKLFLADKAGDYERVGLWGARLMFTTENPRECVQVAERYLGRSGWEPNEFTRGLYYRDVE; from the coding sequence ATGGGGAACATCGGCCCGCCTATCACGCTCCGGGAGGAAGTCATGCTGGAACTGCTTGCCCCGGCGGGGTCGCCGGAGGCGGTCACCGCCGCCGTACAGAACGGGGCCGACGCCATCTATATGGGCTATGGAAACTTCAACGCCCGCCGCAATGCGAAAAATTTCTCAGCTGAGGAATTTGCGGCGGCGATTTCTTATTGCCATCTTCGGGGAGTCAAGGTCTACCTCACGCTCAACACCCTGCTCACCGACCGGGAGCTGCCCGAGGGGGCCCGCCTCGCCGCCGAGGTGAGCACTATGGGGGCGGACGCGGTGCTGGTGCAGGACCTGGGGGTCCTCCGTGCCATCCGCCAGACCGCGCCTGACCTGGCGGTCCACGCCTCCACTCAGATGACCCTGCACAACCTGGAAGGGGTGCGCATAGCCGCCGACCTTGGGATGACCCGGGCCGTCCTCTCCCGGGAGTTGACGCGGGACCAAATTGCCTTCATCTGCGCTCACTCGCCCATTGAGATCGAGACCTTCGCCCACGGGGCGCTGTGTATGTGCTACTCGGGCCAGTGCTTTTTCTCCTCGGTCATCGGCGGGCGGAGCGGAAACCGGGGGCTGTGCGCCCAGCCCTGCCGTCTGAGGTACGGCTGGTCGGGCAAGGCGGACGGCACCCCTCTTTCCCTCAAGGACATGTCCATGGCGGGGCATCTGCGGGAACTGGACGCCATGGGCGTCAAGTGCATCAAGCTGGAGGGGCGGATGAAGCGGCCCGAGTACGTAGCTGTGGTGACCGGTGTCTACTCCAAGGCCATCCGGGAGGGGAGAGAGCCGACAGCCGAGGAGATTGCCCAGCTGGACGCCGCCTTCTCCCGACAGGGCTTTACCGATGGCTTTCTCACCGGGCGGAAAGGCCCCGAGATGTTTGGCGTCCGGGAGGACGTGAAGGAGCCAAAGGAGCTTTTCGCCGCCGCCCGCGCCACTTACGAAAACAATAGGGAGAACCGTCAGGTCCCCGTCACCTTCTATGCCATGCTCCGCTCCGGGGAGCCGGCCCAGGTGGGGGTGGCGGACGGCGAGGGCCGGGTCTCCACCGCCGCGGGCCCCATCCCGGAGGCGGCCCGAACCCGGGCCGTCACTGCCGAGCAGGTGGAGGAGCAGCTCTCCAAGACCGGGGGCACCCCCTTCCGCAGCGAGAAGGTCCGGGCACTGGTGGAGGACGGGCTGAGCCTGCCTCTCTCTGTCCTTAACGCCCTGCGCCGCCAAGTGCTGGACGGCCTCACCGCCCAGCGCTCCCTTCCCCCCATCCGGCGGACGGGAACGTTCCAGGAGGGCGCCCGGTATGAAAACCGCACCCAGCCGCCTATACTCACCATGTCCGTCCTCAAGGCCGAGCAGGCAAGCAGCGAGCTTCTGCGGCTGGCCCCGGGCCTTGTCTATGTCCCGGTGGAGGAGCTGATTACCAACCCCCAGCTTATCGCTGCCGGGAAGGGGAAGGTTGCCGTCTCTCTGCCCCGGGTGGCCTGGGACCGGGAGTGGCCCGCCCTGCTGGAAAATTTACAGAAGCTCCGGGACTTGGGCGTCACCGATACACTGGTGGGCAACCTGAGCTTGCTCACTCCAGCCCGGAACCTGGGCTTTGCCGTCCGGGGGGATTACGGGCTGGAGATCTATAATGCTCAGGCCCTTAAGGAGTGCAAGCGCCTGGGGCTCACCTCCGCGACACTGTCCTTTGAACTAAAGTTGGCCCAGATCCGGGACCTCTCAAAGTCCTTGGACACCGAACTCATCGTCTATGGCCGCCTGCCGCTTATGATCACCGAAAGCTGCCTCATCAAAAATCGCTCTGGCCGCTGCGCATGCCAGAACAGCAACGTGCTCACCGACCGGAAGGGGGCCCAGTTCCCGGTGGTCAAGGCCCCCGGCTGCCGAAACGAGATATTGAACTCTAAAAAGCTCTTTCTTGCGGATAAGGCCGGGGACTATGAGCGCGTCGGCCTCTGGGGCGCTCGGCTGATGTTTACTACCGAGAACCCCCGGGAGTGCGTCCAGGTGGCCGAGCGGTACCTGGGCCGGAGCGGCTGGGAGCCCAACGAGTTCACCCGCGGGCTCTACTACCGGGACGTGGAATAA
- the dut gene encoding Deoxyuridine 5'-triphosphate nucleotidohydrolase: MDLKIKPLSPKIGNEIPYPYYATPGAAAMDLCACLDAPVEIAPRALVTIPTGIAIALPSAEFVALVFARSGLGIKHGISLSNGVGVIDSDYRGEIRVGLANLSDTPYIIQPGDRIAQLAVMPVARPALQFTDELDETSRGAGGLGSTGK; encoded by the coding sequence ATGGACCTGAAAATAAAACCCCTCTCTCCGAAGATCGGCAACGAGATCCCCTACCCCTACTACGCCACCCCCGGCGCGGCGGCGATGGATCTGTGCGCCTGCCTGGATGCGCCGGTGGAGATTGCCCCTCGCGCCCTGGTTACCATTCCCACCGGAATTGCCATCGCGTTGCCGTCGGCCGAGTTCGTGGCCCTGGTATTTGCCCGCTCGGGCCTGGGTATCAAGCACGGCATCTCCCTCTCCAACGGCGTGGGCGTCATCGACAGTGATTACCGGGGGGAGATCAGAGTGGGCCTCGCCAACCTCTCGGACACCCCCTACATTATCCAGCCGGGGGACCGCATCGCCCAGCTTGCGGTGATGCCTGTGGCACGCCCTGCCCTGCAATTCACAGACGAGTTGGACGAGACGAGCCGGGGCGCCGGCGGCCTAGGCTCTACAGGAAAGTAA
- the yhdE gene encoding putative septum formation protein (Evidence 3 : Function proposed based on presence of conserved amino acid motif, structural feature or limited homology; PubMedId : 10841541; Product type pf : putative factor): MNIILASQSPRRKELLERMGISPFKTISPNIDEHVFDDLPPEQMVRALSSEKASAIISHVGPNDIVIAADTVVALDGAVLGKPLDDLDAFKMLSALSGMRHQVYTGVTVCRGEERVTEHEVTDVFFRELSESEIECYVKTGEPLDKAGAYGVQGYGALLVERIIGDHYNVMGLPVCRLGQILTRFGVDCMRLAARID, translated from the coding sequence ATGAACATCATCCTCGCCTCCCAGTCCCCCCGTCGGAAAGAGCTTTTGGAGCGCATGGGTATCTCGCCCTTCAAGACAATTTCCCCCAACATCGATGAGCACGTCTTTGACGACCTGCCGCCCGAGCAGATGGTACGGGCGCTCTCCAGCGAGAAAGCCTCCGCCATCATCTCCCACGTGGGGCCTAACGACATCGTTATCGCCGCTGACACGGTGGTGGCCCTGGATGGAGCCGTTCTGGGCAAGCCCTTAGACGACTTGGACGCGTTCAAGATGCTCTCCGCCCTCTCTGGGATGCGCCACCAGGTCTACACCGGCGTCACTGTCTGCCGCGGGGAGGAGCGCGTCACCGAGCACGAGGTCACCGACGTCTTCTTCAGGGAGCTGAGTGAGAGCGAGATCGAGTGCTACGTCAAGACCGGGGAGCCCCTGGACAAGGCGGGGGCTTACGGGGTACAGGGGTACGGGGCGCTGCTGGTGGAGCGCATCATCGGTGACCACTACAACGTCATGGGCCTGCCTGTCTGCCGTCTGGGGCAGATTCTCACCCGGTTTGGCGTGGACTGCATGCGCCTGGCCGCCAGGATAGACTGA
- the mreC gene encoding Cell shape-determining protein MreC has translation MKDFFRHNGILLLIIAVLLAAITLVASFLLGGTADPAASVVGVVTTPIRSALNSVVNWMEDRYDYAFRYDQLTEQNQQLMKKVAEMEEEVRQAQSANEELERLRNLLGLAQKRKDFVFESATITARSASNWESSFTISKGENGGIKTQDCVVDEYGNLVGVVTTVGPNWATVATLVDTDTDMGGLLSRTNTAAILEGDFALMGEEKLKLTYIPENSDLLAGDEVLTSGRGGIYPSGLVVGSVTEVHTDPSGLSRYAVIQPGTDLESLRQIFVIKEFDIVE, from the coding sequence TTGAAAGACTTTTTTCGCCACAATGGGATACTGCTGCTCATCATCGCCGTGCTCCTTGCCGCCATCACACTGGTGGCGTCTTTCCTCCTGGGCGGCACCGCGGATCCGGCGGCCAGCGTGGTTGGGGTGGTGACGACCCCCATACGCAGCGCCCTCAACTCAGTGGTGAACTGGATGGAGGACCGGTACGACTACGCCTTCCGGTACGACCAGCTCACCGAGCAGAACCAGCAGCTGATGAAAAAGGTAGCCGAGATGGAGGAGGAGGTCCGTCAGGCCCAGAGTGCCAACGAGGAGCTCGAGCGCCTGCGCAACCTCCTTGGTCTTGCCCAGAAACGTAAGGACTTCGTCTTCGAGTCGGCCACCATCACGGCCCGCAGCGCCTCCAACTGGGAGTCCTCCTTCACCATCAGCAAGGGGGAGAATGGCGGCATCAAGACCCAGGACTGCGTGGTGGACGAATATGGAAACCTGGTGGGGGTGGTCACCACTGTGGGCCCCAACTGGGCTACAGTCGCCACCCTTGTGGATACCGACACCGATATGGGTGGGCTTTTAAGCCGAACCAACACCGCCGCTATTTTGGAGGGAGACTTCGCTCTCATGGGCGAAGAGAAACTCAAGCTCACCTACATCCCGGAAAACAGCGATCTTCTCGCCGGAGACGAGGTGCTCACCTCCGGCCGGGGGGGGATATATCCCTCGGGACTTGTTGTGGGCTCGGTGACCGAGGTACACACCGACCCCTCGGGCCTGAGCCGCTACGCGGTGATCCAGCCCGGTACCGACCTTGAGAGCCTCCGGCAGATCTTCGTCATCAAGGAATTTGACATAGTGGAGTGA
- a CDS encoding Rod shape-determining protein MreD: protein MTALSRHDFTVKWTVFAVALLPVWFLETYILSRFPVFGVKPMLLPLAAVAVATVEGAAPGGAFGLAVGILCDALYGTSGAMTLGLTLVGVAAGLAAQYLLRQNLLGCFLCSLGALASIDGCRIIWRLLSGVELEPMLRVAGLEILWSLVFVAPIYALFRWVHSRTETATLF, encoded by the coding sequence GTGACCGCCTTGAGCCGCCATGATTTTACCGTCAAATGGACCGTCTTCGCGGTGGCCCTTTTGCCGGTCTGGTTTCTGGAAACTTATATTCTCAGCCGCTTTCCCGTCTTCGGCGTTAAGCCCATGCTGCTGCCCCTGGCGGCGGTTGCGGTTGCCACCGTGGAAGGGGCGGCCCCCGGAGGAGCCTTCGGGCTGGCGGTGGGCATTTTGTGCGACGCGCTCTACGGTACCAGCGGCGCTATGACCCTAGGACTCACCCTGGTGGGCGTGGCCGCAGGGCTTGCCGCCCAGTACCTGCTGCGGCAAAATCTGCTGGGCTGTTTTCTCTGCTCTCTGGGGGCCCTGGCGTCCATTGATGGCTGCCGCATCATCTGGCGGCTGCTGTCAGGCGTAGAGCTGGAGCCCATGCTCCGGGTGGCCGGGCTGGAGATACTCTGGTCCCTTGTGTTTGTTGCCCCTATTTACGCCCTCTTCCGCTGGGTACACAGCCGCACCGAAACCGCTACGCTCTTTTAG
- a CDS encoding putative penicillin-binding protein 2 (Evidence 3 : Function proposed based on presence of conserved amino acid motif, structural feature or limited homology) — protein MDARQFHGRVRLIILALGGLLLSFVLVLYNLQVVNGAEYLSQSERKISNTETVEAARGEILDRYGRVLVSNRTSYQVTLDAGLMGAEESRNPNLLSLITLCRSHGVSWTDTLPISVTEPFTSTLDTLSETGQTRYKTFLDKMKWTDAAAQGPDALITAMRKFYKVDESVSAEDGRALVGVLCELRMRTLDILRTNYVFASDVDMDFISAVKENGLVGVSIKPVSVRQYNTPYAAHLLGHVGLMTAEEWAEYQEKGYSMNDTVGKDGVELAFEDYLRGTPGVRAIDLNTSGKVVSETWLTEPDPGNNLSLTLDIRLQETVERSLAERIPALPSEYTQGGSAVVMDVKSGDILAMASWPTFDLSTVYQDSATYNAALSDPLKPFYNRAAQGTYSPGSAFKMVVGTAALQEGLTTPGEKILDTGRFQYPAGQKYPYGDYHPACWIYLQYGGTHGREDMAHALKDSCNIYFYTLGDRLGIDKIDQYADMFGLGKSTGFELNEAVGQVAGPETSAKLETPWYGGDLLSAAIGQGNTLTTPLQLANYVATLVNGGNHYSAHVLQSVKSGDFSSLVYQQEPELMDTLNISSDNMETVKAGMKLLATEGSVKNYFKDLPVTVGAKTGTAQVGREDTNANAVFVCFAPYENPEIAISIVVERGGSGTELAAIAADIMSYYFNAEQALGAVEGENTLLR, from the coding sequence ATGGACGCAAGACAATTTCACGGCCGGGTCCGGCTGATCATTCTGGCGCTGGGAGGACTTCTTCTGTCCTTCGTACTGGTGCTCTACAACCTCCAGGTGGTCAACGGCGCCGAATATCTCAGCCAGTCCGAGCGGAAGATCTCCAACACTGAGACGGTGGAGGCCGCCCGGGGTGAAATTCTGGACCGCTACGGGCGGGTGCTGGTCTCCAACCGCACCAGCTATCAGGTCACGCTGGACGCAGGCCTCATGGGCGCCGAGGAGAGCCGTAACCCCAACCTACTCTCCCTCATCACACTGTGCCGCTCCCATGGCGTTAGCTGGACGGACACCCTGCCCATCAGCGTCACAGAGCCCTTTACCTCCACGCTGGACACCCTCAGCGAGACGGGCCAAACACGGTACAAGACCTTTTTGGATAAAATGAAGTGGACAGACGCCGCCGCCCAGGGTCCTGACGCGCTCATCACCGCCATGCGGAAGTTTTACAAGGTGGATGAGAGCGTCTCCGCTGAGGACGGCCGGGCTTTGGTGGGTGTCCTTTGTGAACTGCGGATGCGCACCCTGGATATCCTGCGCACCAACTACGTCTTCGCCTCCGACGTGGATATGGATTTCATATCCGCCGTGAAGGAAAACGGGTTGGTGGGGGTCTCAATCAAGCCGGTCTCCGTCCGGCAGTACAACACCCCCTACGCCGCTCATCTGCTGGGCCACGTGGGCCTGATGACCGCCGAGGAGTGGGCAGAGTACCAGGAGAAAGGCTACAGCATGAACGACACGGTGGGCAAAGACGGGGTGGAATTGGCTTTCGAAGACTACCTCCGTGGGACCCCCGGCGTACGGGCCATCGACCTCAACACCAGCGGCAAGGTGGTCAGCGAGACCTGGCTCACCGAGCCAGACCCCGGCAACAACCTTTCCCTCACGCTGGATATCCGCCTGCAGGAGACTGTGGAGCGGAGCTTGGCCGAGCGCATCCCCGCTCTACCTTCCGAGTACACCCAAGGGGGCAGCGCCGTGGTGATGGACGTGAAGTCGGGGGACATTCTGGCGATGGCCTCCTGGCCCACCTTTGACCTCTCCACCGTCTACCAGGACAGCGCCACCTACAACGCAGCCCTGAGTGACCCGCTTAAGCCCTTCTACAACCGGGCCGCCCAGGGTACTTACTCCCCCGGCTCCGCCTTCAAAATGGTGGTGGGCACCGCCGCCCTCCAGGAGGGCCTTACCACCCCCGGGGAAAAAATTCTGGACACCGGGCGTTTTCAGTATCCCGCGGGGCAGAAGTACCCCTACGGAGACTACCATCCCGCCTGTTGGATCTACCTCCAGTACGGCGGCACCCACGGTCGGGAGGATATGGCCCACGCCCTGAAGGACTCCTGCAACATTTACTTCTACACCCTGGGGGACCGGCTGGGCATCGACAAAATCGACCAGTATGCCGACATGTTCGGCCTGGGCAAATCCACCGGCTTTGAGCTTAATGAAGCGGTGGGTCAGGTGGCCGGACCGGAGACCAGCGCCAAGCTGGAGACCCCCTGGTACGGCGGCGATCTTCTCTCCGCCGCCATCGGCCAGGGGAACACCCTGACCACCCCACTGCAGCTCGCCAACTACGTCGCCACTTTGGTTAATGGCGGCAACCACTACTCCGCTCACGTCCTCCAGTCGGTGAAGTCGGGAGACTTCTCCAGCCTCGTCTATCAGCAGGAGCCCGAGCTTATGGACACGCTGAACATCAGCTCCGATAATATGGAGACCGTCAAGGCAGGCATGAAACTCCTCGCCACAGAAGGCAGCGTAAAGAATTACTTTAAGGACCTGCCCGTCACCGTGGGGGCCAAGACCGGCACCGCCCAGGTTGGCCGGGAGGACACCAACGCCAACGCGGTCTTCGTCTGTTTCGCCCCCTACGAGAACCCGGAAATCGCCATCTCCATCGTGGTGGAGCGGGGCGGCTCCGGTACAGAGCTGGCCGCCATCGCCGCCGACATCATGTCTTACTACTTCAACGCTGAGCAGGCCCTCGGTGCCGTGGAGGGCGAGAATACCCTTTTAAGATAG
- a CDS encoding Alpha amylase, catalytic domain protein, giving the protein MNPMLDAQTYDSREERCKSPFGAVPSGQQVAFTLRPARSEGFVTAALTARLEQEEDHTIEIPLPWSGLEGSRDLFSGVLDTRGYVGLIWYTLRLFRMDGTCEASREYQLTVYDDSEAVPTWFGEGMTYQIFPDRFCRTRIPDPAGMPGDRWVHQSWEEEPAFGPDEHGEVRNRDFFGGDLQGVTEKLPYLKGLGVETLYFCPLFEGPENHRYGTGDYEKIDPMLGTKEDFTALCATAHALGMRVMLDGVFNHTAFVSKYFNGDGSYPTLGAAQSLESPYHDWFWWEHWPDKYASWWGIYSMPTTNKKNAAWLAYITGENGVIRSWLRAGADGWRLDVADELPDEVVHAIHAAARCEKPDAVVIGEVWEDGSNKIAYSVRRRHIWGGHCDGLMNYPFQNALLTYLLGGDAKDFMGTMERQRENYPPFAFYSSMNAMGTHDTARILTRLGAGSGWEHCSKAERAYYRMDDAHRDRAKALLKLGAAILFAFPGSPTLYYGDEAGLEGFEDPFNRRTFPWGREDRELTAYFAALGGLRRESKALRRGDICYVAADGPVLAFTRSHGGETVLCAINSSEESQPLLWEGRSFTLPPVSAQLLDEDGTPCIPCTPTGAT; this is encoded by the coding sequence ATGAATCCCATGCTGGACGCGCAGACCTATGACTCCCGCGAGGAACGCTGTAAATCCCCCTTCGGCGCGGTGCCCTCGGGGCAGCAGGTGGCCTTCACCCTCCGCCCGGCCCGGTCCGAGGGGTTCGTGACCGCCGCCCTCACTGCCCGACTGGAGCAGGAGGAGGACCACACCATAGAAATCCCCCTTCCCTGGTCGGGCCTGGAGGGGAGCCGCGACCTCTTCTCCGGCGTCTTGGATACAAGGGGCTACGTAGGCCTCATCTGGTACACCCTACGCCTCTTTCGCATGGATGGCACTTGTGAGGCAAGCAGAGAATACCAGCTCACCGTCTATGATGACTCTGAGGCCGTCCCCACCTGGTTTGGCGAGGGGATGACCTATCAGATTTTCCCCGACCGCTTTTGCCGCACCAGAATCCCCGACCCCGCCGGAATGCCCGGCGATCGGTGGGTCCACCAGAGCTGGGAGGAAGAGCCCGCCTTCGGCCCCGATGAGCACGGCGAGGTCCGCAACCGGGACTTCTTCGGCGGCGACCTCCAGGGCGTCACGGAAAAGCTCCCTTATCTCAAGGGTCTGGGGGTGGAGACTCTGTACTTCTGCCCCCTCTTTGAGGGGCCCGAGAACCACCGCTACGGTACCGGGGACTATGAGAAAATAGACCCCATGCTGGGCACGAAGGAGGACTTCACCGCCCTATGCGCCACCGCCCACGCCTTGGGAATGCGCGTCATGCTGGACGGGGTCTTTAACCATACCGCCTTTGTCAGCAAATATTTTAACGGAGACGGGAGCTACCCCACTCTGGGAGCCGCCCAGTCCCTGGAGAGTCCCTACCATGACTGGTTCTGGTGGGAGCACTGGCCCGACAAATACGCCTCCTGGTGGGGCATCTATTCCATGCCCACCACCAATAAAAAGAACGCCGCGTGGCTTGCGTATATCACAGGGGAGAACGGCGTCATCCGTTCCTGGCTCCGCGCTGGGGCGGACGGCTGGCGGCTGGACGTGGCCGATGAGCTGCCCGATGAGGTGGTCCACGCCATCCATGCCGCCGCCCGGTGTGAGAAGCCGGACGCGGTGGTCATCGGTGAGGTGTGGGAAGACGGATCCAACAAAATTGCCTACAGCGTCCGCCGCCGCCATATCTGGGGCGGCCACTGCGACGGACTGATGAACTACCCCTTTCAGAATGCCCTCCTCACCTATCTTCTGGGCGGGGATGCCAAAGACTTCATGGGGACAATGGAGCGCCAGCGGGAAAACTATCCTCCCTTCGCCTTCTACTCTTCCATGAACGCAATGGGCACCCACGACACCGCCCGTATCCTCACCCGCTTGGGAGCGGGCTCCGGCTGGGAGCACTGTTCCAAGGCAGAGCGGGCATACTACCGCATGGACGACGCCCACCGTGACCGAGCCAAGGCCCTTCTCAAGCTGGGAGCGGCCATCCTCTTCGCGTTCCCCGGCTCCCCCACCCTCTATTACGGGGACGAAGCCGGGTTGGAGGGCTTTGAGGACCCCTTTAATCGCCGCACCTTCCCCTGGGGACGGGAGGATCGGGAGTTGACCGCGTATTTCGCCGCGCTGGGCGGGCTGCGCCGGGAGAGCAAAGCCCTGCGGCGGGGGGACATCTGCTACGTCGCCGCCGACGGCCCTGTGCTGGCCTTTACCCGCAGCCACGGGGGGGAGACCGTCCTCTGCGCCATCAACAGCTCGGAAGAGTCGCAGCCCCTCCTATGGGAGGGCCGCTCCTTCACTTTGCCCCCCGTCAGCGCCCAACTCCTCGACGAGGACGGAACCCCCTGCATCCCCTGCACCCCAACGGGTGCAACATAG
- the yhcV gene encoding CBS domain-containing protein YhcV has product MQVRDLMSQGVVSIDPSESAALAARLLARHNVGSLPVCGEDGRLRGIITDRDIVLRCIAAEEDPTRTPVSEIMTRNCAVVSPGDDTREASRVMASAQVRRLPVTEEGKVVGMVSLGDLATSRACDMEASKALTDISDNLRKT; this is encoded by the coding sequence ATGCAAGTACGCGACCTAATGAGCCAGGGCGTGGTCAGCATCGACCCCAGCGAGTCGGCGGCTCTGGCGGCTCGGCTCCTGGCACGGCACAACGTGGGTTCTCTCCCCGTCTGCGGGGAGGACGGGCGGCTCCGGGGCATCATCACCGACCGGGATATCGTTCTTCGGTGCATCGCGGCGGAGGAGGATCCGACCCGCACCCCGGTGAGTGAGATCATGACCCGGAACTGCGCCGTGGTCTCTCCGGGCGACGACACACGGGAGGCGTCCCGCGTTATGGCTTCCGCACAGGTGCGGCGGCTACCTGTCACCGAGGAGGGAAAGGTGGTGGGCATGGTCTCACTGGGGGATCTGGCCACCAGCCGGGCCTGCGACATGGAGGCCAGCAAGGCCCTGACAGACATCTCGGACAATCTGAGGAAGACCTGA
- a CDS encoding putative iron-sulfur cluster-binding protein (Evidence 3 : Function proposed based on presence of conserved amino acid motif, structural feature or limited homology), with protein MTPADLNVRFAAVGAAAWGCVAYDALLPHMGAAAREKAGCLLPNPTTVLVAAFPYFTGETEGNLSVYARGSDYHAVLRERLNTICDFLLEEYDSYTFFSAADSSPLPEREAAWLAGLGLRGENGLLILPPYGSYVFLGTILTDAPLPFQEVASAPGCIGCGACKAACPTRALEGLGPCLSDLTQKKGELTPEETALLKTHPYVWGCDLCQTACPYNRTPRVAPLTEFTQGYLSDLTPDMLEGLTNRAFQEQFGHRAFAWRGPAVLKRNLSLKK; from the coding sequence ATGACACCCGCTGACTTGAATGTCCGTTTCGCGGCAGTGGGAGCCGCCGCCTGGGGCTGCGTGGCTTATGACGCACTCCTCCCCCACATGGGGGCCGCCGCCCGGGAGAAGGCCGGCTGTCTGCTCCCTAATCCCACCACCGTGCTGGTGGCGGCGTTTCCTTATTTCACGGGGGAGACAGAAGGGAATCTGTCGGTTTATGCCCGTGGGTCGGATTATCATGCCGTTTTGCGGGAAAGGCTGAATACCATATGCGATTTCCTGCTTGAAGAATACGATTCGTATACGTTTTTCTCCGCTGCCGACAGCTCCCCACTCCCTGAGCGGGAGGCCGCATGGCTGGCCGGGCTGGGTCTGCGGGGGGAGAACGGGCTGTTGATTCTGCCCCCTTACGGTTCCTATGTCTTTTTGGGCACCATCCTCACCGACGCGCCCCTTCCCTTTCAGGAGGTTGCCTCCGCCCCTGGCTGTATCGGCTGCGGGGCCTGTAAGGCCGCCTGCCCCACCCGGGCGCTGGAAGGCCTGGGTCCCTGCCTCTCCGATCTGACCCAAAAGAAAGGAGAGTTGACGCCGGAGGAGACCGCTCTTTTAAAAACTCACCCTTACGTATGGGGGTGCGACCTCTGCCAGACCGCCTGCCCCTACAACCGCACACCCAGGGTTGCTCCCCTGACAGAGTTTACTCAAGGCTACCTCTCCGACCTGACGCCCGATATGCTGGAGGGCCTCACCAACCGGGCCTTTCAGGAGCAATTTGGTCACCGGGCCTTTGCCTGGCGGGGGCCGGCGGTGCTGAAGCGCAATTTATCCCTGAAAAAATAA